Part of the Gallalistipes aquisgranensis genome, AACTGGCTTCCTTGAACCGCTCCCAAAGGCTCTCCTTGAACTCGTTGGCCACGGGCCCCGTCTCCCTCCACTGCTCGTGCAGTTTCTGCAACTTGTGGAAGGCGTTGATGACCGAAGGCTCCAGCACCAGCGCCTCGGCCTCTTCGCAAAGCCGGATTTTGGCCTCGTAGTTCTTCTTCAGATCGAGGTCGCGCAGCTCCTTGTTGATCTTGATGAAATTATAGAAATTCTCGACATGGAGGTTGTAGGTCTCCCACAGGTCCTTGACCTGGGCCTGCGGGACGGGACCGATCTCCCGCCAGCGCTGTTGCAGCTCGCGGAACGCCGTAAAGGTGTGGTTGAGCGTCTCGTTGCTGTTCACCAGCTCTTTCAACTCCTCGATGATCTGCAGTTTGGCCTTCAGATTCTCTTCCTTCTTCTGTTCGATGGTGGCTACGAACTCGTCCCGTTTGCGGCGATACTCGAGGAACAACTCCTTCAACCGCTGTTCCGCTCCGTCCGCGGGAGCGGCAAAGTCCTCCGGCACACCGCCCGATTCGAGAAACGCCTTGCGCAGAGCCTCGACCTCCGTACGGTGAATCTTGTAAAAGGCTATCTTAATGGCTTCGGCATCCTTGCGCAGGGTCTGCACGGGCCGGCTTTCCAACAGGCCGGCGAACGCCTTGAGCAACTCATCCTTTCCCATTCCCGAATAGTCTGCCCCGGATGCGGCCTCCGCCGGCTCAGCCTCCTCCTGCTCGGGGTTCTCTTCCCCCAAGTCGAATTCCGGCGCCTCGGCGGCCAGCCGAGCCTCCTCGTCCGAGAAATCGACGGTCGTGGTAATGGGTCCGTCCTCCTCTTCGGAAGCCGTTCCGGTCTGCACGTTCCCGGCGGAATGCACCTTGGCCTCAACGACACCCTCCACCAACTCCGCGAGAGCCGCGGCGGTTTTCACAGGACGTCTGCGGAGGGGTTCCGGGGCCTCTCCGTCGCCGTTCTCCTGCACGGCCCTGGCTTCCGCCACTTTCGCGGCAGTCGTGCGCGCACGGGCGGGCCTGGGTTCCTCCGCGCATACGGCCCCCGCAACCTCCCCGGTCTCGGGCTCTGCGGAGAGGGCAGCCTCCTTTTCGGGTTCTTCAGCGGCAGGTTCGGCCGTGGGCGGGATCGGGTTCACATCTTCAGCCGGGCTGACTTGTTCCTCGGGAACAGATTCGTTGAGTTGATTTTCAGTAGCCATCATACATTCTATTATAACGGTGCCGCCAACAGGCAGGCAATCTACAAATGTAGGGCATTTTTTAGAAACCGCCTAACATTCCGTGCAAAAAAGCGCCCCGGAAGCCCGCAGTCCCGCATCCGGAGGAAAATAAATTCGGATTCGCCGCCCATTTAACGATAAATTAAAATT contains:
- a CDS encoding DUF349 domain-containing protein, which codes for MATENQLNESVPEEQVSPAEDVNPIPPTAEPAAEEPEKEAALSAEPETGEVAGAVCAEEPRPARARTTAAKVAEARAVQENGDGEAPEPLRRRPVKTAAALAELVEGVVEAKVHSAGNVQTGTASEEEDGPITTTVDFSDEEARLAAEAPEFDLGEENPEQEEAEPAEAASGADYSGMGKDELLKAFAGLLESRPVQTLRKDAEAIKIAFYKIHRTEVEALRKAFLESGGVPEDFAAPADGAEQRLKELFLEYRRKRDEFVATIEQKKEENLKAKLQIIEELKELVNSNETLNHTFTAFRELQQRWREIGPVPQAQVKDLWETYNLHVENFYNFIKINKELRDLDLKKNYEAKIRLCEEAEALVLEPSVINAFHKLQKLHEQWRETGPVANEFKESLWERFKEASSRINKQHQEYFERLKEEQKRNFDLKTELCVKTEELAASPLTTRKEWNKASDQLIEIQKVWKTIGYAPKKENSRVYERFRTACDRFFEQKRNFYLQIKAEMEHNLQLKNEICEAAEALKESTEWKKTTDELIGLQKKWKEIGPVSRRHSDAVWKRFRAACDYFFDRKQSHFSTLDAEHDDNLKRKQELLAEIEAFDVSGITFDAIKEFQRRWSEIGFVPIKQKDAIQKRYKEAVDVLFNALRGGEKDRQMDRFRGKVASMKGAGDKRLRFERDRLYNKVKQLEADIALLENNIGFFSRSKNAEAMIREVEHKIERAKEEMAAAIEKIHLIDSQDNEETK